The genomic stretch cccggCTAGCAGTGTCCCTCAAGGGGCGCCGCACTCTTCCACATCGACAAGATGGCCAACCGCATGTCGATGTACTCGATGGCTTCAGAACCAGGATTGGGGCCTCGAGGTGCCGGACAGCAGCCATCCCAggtttccaccaccaccctgctCAATGCCGTCCACAACATTTACCTCTCGGGACAATCGTACCGGCTCGACGCCGGGACTAGCCTCGTCGTCAACACATGGCTAACCGCCTCATTAGCAGGCCCGGATGGGCGCGCCGGAGGGACTGTTGATGCTGCCCTGGCAGCCAGAGCGTGGGAACATGCTCGCCGTCGCGCTGAAGATGGTTGCATTATTCTAGGGTGAGTTGCTATCATCTCGTTAGATGACCAGCAGCTGTTCATGGTTTGTTAACCTCGACCAGGTCTCTTCACACCTCTACACCCTCGCTACTACGACCATTCCTATCCTCTCTCCCCGTCTCGATCCCTCCCGTTCTTCTCACCGCTCTCAGTGCCCTCGAGCCATTTTTGCGCTGCGTGACACCACACAACCCATCGACCCCGAGACAAACGGCTCTTGGTGTAACCCTGACGCTGAACCTGACGGGTAACCTCACCGCGGCATCCATCGCCCTCGCCCAGGGAGGCATTGACACAGAGAAGGGCCTCCTTCGCATTCCTCAGGAGGCCGGCCACCGTGCATTTGACGTGTTTTACTACCTTCTTACCTCTGCCTCCACGCCAGCCGAGAGGGAATTCCTTGGCCTCAAGGCGGCCTCTCACTACAGCCTCCTTGCTCGCTCCGGCACATATGACCCCCCATCATACCTCCCCACTGCCGATGACGGCGCTGCCGCTGATGACTTCCGGTCTGCGCTCAAGGAAATTGGCATCAAGGGATCCTCGCACCGCAAGTTCATCTCGACTCTCGCTGGTCTGTTGAAGTTGGGCAACACAATCGACTACAACGTGGATGAAGATGTTTTGGACGACATCTGCGAGGATGTCGGCGGTCTTCTCGGTCTGGAGCCTGAAATCCTGGCCAAGCAGTGCACCACCGACGACCGCTCCATCTTCATCGGTGGACTCTACGAGGCATTGGTCGACTgggtcatcaagaaggccaacGAGACAATCGCCGCGCAAATGGGTGCCGAGGCTGGAAGCAGGACGCCCTCTGCCAACGATGACAGTGGCGACACTGTTTGCTTGACGGTGCTCGAGGTCCCTGACCCAAATCTGGGCAAGGCCGTTGCCATGCGTGGCATCTTTGATGATACCACCGGCATCAACGCCGAAATGAAGCAGGACGGCATCGAGGTCGCACCGGCTGGAAGCTCAGTTCTCCGCGAGATGCAGAACGCCGTGGCTGAATGCGGGCCCGAGCTTGGAATCATGGTTGGCACGCAAGGAAGGGAAAGGCAGCATGCGCtcgagaagagggaggaggtgctcGAGAAGATCGGCCACTCGGCTGAGGACGATGGCTTCATCAAGCAGCTTCTCTTCCCTGTGCCCGCCGAGGGCATCAACCTCGGCCGTATTGGTCGTTTGGATATCTCTGCCATTCTCGGCGCGAGCAGAGCGTGGTATCACCTTTCTATTCACCCCACAGATGAATCTCCAGCCAGCTTGGCTGCTCTCCCGTCTGTAAACTCTGCTTGGTCTGCCGGCACGGTATCTCGCCAGCTCCGGGCGTGGAGGTTACCAGAGTGGGCAAACCGCCGTAACAAGCACCTCGACTTCACGGCCGATTTCGACCTTGACGAGTTTGTGCAGCGCTTCCGCGCTCTTGGATGCACCGAGGGCCGTGATGGCATTGAAAGTTGGATTCTGGAGCGCGGATGGAGCAAcggcgaggtggtggttggttctGAGCGCGTCTGGATGAGGGAAAATGCCTGGTGGGAGGCGGAAACGATGCTGGATATCAAGCCCGTGGAGGAGAGATTGGGAAGCATGCCTAACATGATGCCGCCAACTCTCGGGTCTGGGTATTCTGCCACCGGCAGCGGGTTTTTCCCACCACAGCAGCCGTTTGCCAACTCGTCCTTCAATGGCAGCCACGATCAGCTTGTGGGTGTCCACCAGAGGAACATGAGCCAGCCCAGTGTTGGTGGCGTTCAAGCCATGAGAGCCCCATCCATTGCCCCCACCGCCATGACAGGCATGCAAAATGCCACCCCTGGTGACTATGGTCTCGGTACCAAGGGCGATACCTACAAGGGTCAGGTCTTTTACAATGGCGTGGACCAGTTCGCTGGTGATCTCGACCCTGATCTCGCCGCTGGAAAGCACATCGAGGAACGACCGATCGAGACATCCAGAAAGATCTGGGTGTTTGTCGTTTGGGCCTTGACGTGGTGGATCCCATCACCTCTCCTCAAATGGGTTGGTCGTATGAAGCGACCTGACGTGCGGATGGCCTGGCGTGAAAAGCTTGTTCtctgcttcatcatcttcttcatcaacgccATCATCGTTTTCTGGATCATCTTCTTCGGCAAGCTACTCTGCCCCAACTTCGACAAGGCCTGGACGCGGAACGAGGTTCTTAATCACAACGGAGAAGATGACTTTTGGGTCAGTCACCGTGGCAAGGTATACGACATTACAAAGTTCTGGAAGCTCAACCACGGTACCTCGAGACAACCAACGAATAGGGAGTTCATGCAGCCTATGGGAGGCGCCGACATGGATCCCTACATCGAGATTCCGCTGCTGCTTGCCTGCCCCAGACTCGGCATCGAGGATGACAAAGTTGCTCTTCGGACCAACGACTCCCTGATTGAGAACGCCAATGCCATCCACAAGTCTGGCTTTGGTGGCATTGGTAGAATGGCGGATGCTGACTGGTATACCAAGAGGTTTTTGCCTCGCATGAAGGAATTCTACCACGGAGAGCTGGTTTGGGATTccaacaagatcaaggcgGCAGGCCGCGAGGAGAACAAATACTGGTTCATTTATGAGGGCAAGGTGTATGATTTGAGCGATTATTTTGACACCCAGCAGTACAACGAGAACATCCCCAGATACACCTTCCTCAATACCCAGCTCACCAACCTGGTCAAGAACAACCCTGGCGAGGACCTCACTGAGCAAATCACCAACATCTGGGCCAAGGCCAACACGACAGAGGGCAACAACATCGGCAACACGCTGAACTGCCTGAACAACCGGTTTTACGTTGGTACCCCCGATTTCCGCTACAGCGCCAGGTGCCAGGTCAACAACTGGATTCTGCTCGGCTTCTCTTGCATGATCTGCGCTGTCATTTTGATCAAGTTCGTGTCTGCCTTGCAGTTCGGCTCCAAGAGACGCCCGTCCCCGCAGGACAAGTTCGTGATCTGCCAGGTGCCCGCCTACACTGAAGGCGAGGATTCTCTCAGGAAAGCTCTCGACTCTCTCACGGCTC from Podospora pseudopauciseta strain CBS 411.78 chromosome 3, whole genome shotgun sequence encodes the following:
- a CDS encoding hypothetical protein (COG:M; CAZy:GT2_Chitin_synth; EggNog:ENOG503NXHC); this translates as MANRMSMYSMASEPGLGPRGAGQQPSQVSTTTLLNAVHNIYLSGQSYRLDAGTSLVVNTWLTASLAGPDGRAGGTVDAALAARAWEHARRRAEDGCIILGSLHTSTPSLLRPFLSSLPVSIPPVLLTALSALEPFLRCVTPHNPSTPRQTALGVTLTLNLTGNLTAASIALAQGGIDTEKGLLRIPQEAGHRAFDVFYYLLTSASTPAEREFLGLKAASHYSLLARSGTYDPPSYLPTADDGAAADDFRSALKEIGIKGSSHRKFISTLAGLLKLGNTIDYNVDEDVLDDICEDVGGLLGLEPEILAKQCTTDDRSIFIGGLYEALVDWVIKKANETIAAQMGAEAGSRTPSANDDSGDTVCLTVLEVPDPNLGKAVAMRGIFDDTTGINAEMKQDGIEVAPAGSSVLREMQNAVAECGPELGIMVGTQGRERQHALEKREEVLEKIGHSAEDDGFIKQLLFPVPAEGINLGRIGRLDISAILGASRAWYHLSIHPTDESPASLAALPSVNSAWSAGTVSRQLRAWRLPEWANRRNKHLDFTADFDLDEFVQRFRALGCTEGRDGIESWILERGWSNGEVVVGSERVWMRENAWWEAETMLDIKPVEERLGSMPNMMPPTLGSGYSATGSGFFPPQQPFANSSFNGSHDQLVGVHQRNMSQPSVGGVQAMRAPSIAPTAMTGMQNATPGDYGLGTKGDTYKGQVFYNGVDQFAGDLDPDLAAGKHIEERPIETSRKIWVFVVWALTWWIPSPLLKWVGRMKRPDVRMAWREKLVLCFIIFFINAIIVFWIIFFGKLLCPNFDKAWTRNEVLNHNGEDDFWVSHRGKVYDITKFWKLNHGTSRQPTNREFMQPMGGADMDPYIEIPLLLACPRLGIEDDKVALRTNDSLIENANAIHKSGFGGIGRMADADWYTKRFLPRMKEFYHGELVWDSNKIKAAGREENKYWFIYEGKVYDLSDYFDTQQYNENIPRYTFLNTQLTNLVKNNPGEDLTEQITNIWAKANTTEGNNIGNTLNCLNNRFYVGTPDFRYSARCQVNNWILLGFSCMICAVILIKFVSALQFGSKRRPSPQDKFVICQVPAYTEGEDSLRKALDSLTALQYDNKRKLICVICDGVIVGEGNDRPTPKIVLDILGVDPKTDPPALPFKSVGAGSEQLNYGKVYSGLYEYEGNVVPYLVVVKVGKPSEQNKTKPGNRGKRDSQILLMSFLNRVHHRAPMSPLELEMFHQINNVIGVDPELYEYLFMVDADTCVREDSLNRLVAACANDAKIAGICGETSLQNEERSWWTMIQVYEYYISHHLAKAFESLFGSVTCLPGCFTMYRLRTADRGKPLIISDEVIRDYSDCHVDTLHKKNLLSLGEDRYLTTLMTRYFPYMSYKFIPDAYCQTAAPDKWSVLLSQRRRWINSTIHNLVELMFLPEMCGFCFFSMRFVVFIDLTGTIILPATCVYLGWLLYTVISGTGQFPLISIIMLAAVYGLQALIFILKRQWQHVGWMIIYILAFPIYSFILPIYSFWNQDNFTWGNTRIVIGESGKKQVVAVDDEGFDPRSIPLQRWDDYATMNGLPGRRGYNGEKVMDENMNVFNEQYEMDDMKSVYSSIRQPSVLTGLPGRGAGAYMPPTPSTPFTPGGPMTRTSTFAGATPYSDNPLAHRQSMLSMGTAAEMQRRHSNSPYQDYPGSRPSMTNLRTMTGTPPIGGGGNLAVPGGLAGNRMSTGTMLSGGPSRLGMHSDLGHASTGSFDFQRGLGQGPDEQAIVEAIRSVMREVDLDNVTKKQVRALVEQRLQCEITGVKRTFMDKEIDNELAAM